The Castanea sativa cultivar Marrone di Chiusa Pesio chromosome 4, ASM4071231v1 sequence CCttaatataaaagataatttaaatttagtcaAAGGTAACACCTGGTCTCCCTATAACTTGCAATTATTACTAGCAGAACCAATTCAAAAccaatgtttattttattatcgatTGAATTACTAATATACCTGGTTTTTTCATGTCAGATTGAAGGATATGCCTGTTTGTTGAGGCGTCACCCAGTGGGCACCGAGGACCACAAGGACATTACTGATGTGCTAAATGCAGTGCAGGAGATTGGCCGTGTACAACCTCCTATCCCTGAGGCCCCGAATGAGGAGGCAGCTACTCCTGCGGCAGCGCCTACTCAAAGCCCAAGCACAAGCAGAGCTCCTGTAGGACGTGGGTCTCGTTCGTCTATTGCTACCCCGAGAGTTGTCCCTACCCCCGATCCCCACCCATCCACCCCAAatccatcccctagccccaccATCCCCTCACCCAtcccacatccatcccctagccccaccATCCCCTCACCCATCTcacatccatcccctagccccaccATCCCCTCACCCAtcccacatccatcccctagccccaccACCATCCCTTCACCCACTCCACATCCATGTCCTGGGTCTGACATCCGTCCACCCACCCCACGGTCATTTCCTGAGCTGTCACCCATTCCTTCCTTCGACCTGGGTCTTGATCTAACCCCTCCTGACATGCACCCGCAGCCACCCTCCCACAGTACATCCACTGGCCCTTCTTCGGGCATTGACCCATCCCATGTTCACGTTGAGCAGGCTGTTGGGTTACCTGCAGAGGCTGGAGGTCGGCCGAAACGCATAGCAAAGGCACCTCCTTGTGGGACAGGGGGGCACAAACATGGACACAATGTTGGGCCCGAGGCATCTGACGAAGGACATGCAAGACCTCCTCCTCATTATACGCGACGACGTAAAGTTCAAAAAAGGTAATTAGACAGAAGAGAGACACAGATTTCTATGTTAGATAGGcatatttcatatatttgtcTTATGTTTATTATTGGTTGTGTTTCTGTGTTGTGTGTGTATGGCAGGGAATGATGTGTGGAGGATGTGCAGATTGTAGGTGAAAAGAATTCTAGAAAGTTAGGTACGTTGTTATTAGTTGAATTTGGTTATTTATGTATTCTTATAGATTGCTAGGAGGTGCAGTAATCTGGTGCAGTAACCTGGTTTTTTCATGTTTGTTTTAAGCTTAGCTTTTTCTTCTTGGATTAAAATGTTCAAAATCGTCAAGGCTTGTTGATAAGGCTAAGCAAACATGAAAACCTTGGCTAATTATTCCAACTATTGTACAATTTACAGTTATACTAGGCTCACTTGAGTCCAACATGTttttgtgtgcgtgtgtgtattATTTGATAGCTAGTCTTTCCTATGAGGCTTAATATGGTTTAATTGTATTGCAGGATATAGCTTAGTTTGTTGACACTTAGAACCATTGGATTCATATCAGTTGTGAAAAGACAACTCCATCATCAAACGGAGAGTATATGTACTTCTAAGCCTGGGAGTTTTTGTGGGGGAGGACTGAGGAGTGACACAAAAAATTGCTTTCAAGCCACTGGGTTGGTATTGTCAGCCAGTGGCAAATGGGGTGTGGGCAAGGACAGTGAAGAATGCATTTGGTGTATGTATATGTCAtttgcttttaaatttaaatgactCTTTTACATGGATTTAATAAGCGAAATGTACTTGACACCTTCTCCCCTCTCTCCGTTTGTGTGTGTTAAATACTTAATAAGCAAAATGTACAGGGAGTATGTCATTTGCATTCTAGATGCGTATTTCAAAGGCATTTGGTATTCGATTGTGTGAATGGCAGAGGGGAAAAAATAGTAGATGTATGTGCTTTTATTAGGTGGAGAGGGGTGTTTGCTTTGGTGCCTctatcaataaatatttttgaggtATAATGCAAGTTGTGTCGAGGGAGTGCACCAGTTCCCAAGGGGAAGAAGAAGGGAGTCTCGTTTGTTGTTGACTGTACAAAGCCAGTGGAGGACAAGATCATGGACATTGCATCCCTGGAGAAGTTTCTCCAGGAGAGGATCAAGGTTGGAGGCAAGAGATTTCATTtgcttaatttaattatttagctCAAATCATGTGGGAAttttgtatttctaaaaaatgtgTGATGAATACTTTGCCAATTTTTCTTACTCCAACTAGCAGAAACATGAAATAAAGAGGTGGTAATGAATCTTAAGATTGCTGGTGCCCCAAATATTCTAACTAGGTCCAGAAGGATCTCACCCCATTAACTACACAGGTTCTTGAATCCTTCGACCTCTGACTCATAAATTATTGAACCACATCTTGATCATTTGCGCTCTCTTTTCATTGTTCTCTTTCAACCATTTTATTGAATTTCTAAATATTTGTTTCTGTATATAAAACAGAGGATTGTGGCATTGAAACCAAAAGGATTTTCAAAGATGGTTCTACAAAACTCAGGCATCATCTTTCAATAGATTGAGTAATATGTCTCTCACTTCCTTAATTTAGTTTCAT is a genomic window containing:
- the LOC142632124 gene encoding uncharacterized protein LOC142632124 isoform X1 — its product is MLPGQVVWQPYEAEFENLPPWCVAGRAMWTATVPLVCFHLVEKHTPDRVVRQFGMIQEIPHNVDTDTVLHAIDLRGKVGVDWMRKHAAHITEWGNRLQQRCEAVVGDMPPQHEYFDWYKRVTRRFINVLGARLIIMIEGYACLLRRHPVGTEDHKDITDVLNAVQEIGRVQPPIPEAPNEEAATPAAAPTQSPSTSRAPVGRGSRSSIATPRVVPTPDPHPSTPNPSPSPTIPSPIPHPSPSPTIPSPISHPSPSPTIPSPIPHPSPSPTTIPSPTPHPCPGSDIRPPTPRSFPELSPIPSFDLGLDLTPPDMHPQPPSHSTSTGPSSGIDPSHVHVEQAVGLPAEAGGRPKRIAKAPPCGTGGHKHGHNVGPEASDEGHARPPPHYTRRRKVQKRE
- the LOC142632124 gene encoding uncharacterized protein LOC142632124 isoform X2; this translates as MLPGQVVWQPYEAEFENLPPWCVAGRAMWTATVPLVCFHLVEKHTPDRVVRQFGMIQEIPHNVDTDTVLHAIDLRGKVGVDWMRKHAAHITEWGNRLQQRCEAVVGDMPPQHEYFDWYKRVTRRFINVLGARLIIMIEGYACLLRRHPVGTEDHKDITDVLNAVQEIGRVQPPIPEAPNEEAATPAAAPTQSPSTSRAPVGRGSRSSIATPRVVPTPDPHPSTPNPSPSPTIPSPIPHPSPSPTIPSPISHPSPSPTIPSPIPHPSPSPTTIPSPTPHPCPGSDIRPPTPRSFPELSPIPSFDLGLDLTPPDMHPQPPSHSTSTGPSSGIDPSHVHVEQAVGLPAEAGGRPKRIAKAPPCGTGGHKHGHNVGPEASDEGHARPPPHYTRRRKVQKR